The Stieleria maiorica genome includes the window AATCTCTTCGACACGCAGCTCCAACTGTTGCAGGACTTCGAGATCCAAAGTCGGTGGTTTGCTGCTTGGTGGCACGAAAGACAAGGTCGCAATGTCCTCTTCTACCACCAGTTGGATTTGCGTCGAATTATTCAAATTGTTGCCTGCGTGAGATTCTCGTTCTGAAAGATGGAGCCAGCTGCTCGCGTAGCGAAGTGTGCTTCATTCATTGCTGGCTCTTCAGAGTTCGTTCGAAGAAAGGAACGGCCGCGTCCATCATTTGATCGAACCAAACCTGCTTGACGGTGAATGGATGCGGAGCGTCTTTGATGATGGTCAGCCCATTGGGGATTCCGAACTCGTCCATCTTCTTGCGCAGAGACTCGGCACGAGTGCTCGGGTCATCCTTTTCTCCCGTGATCAACCATACTGGCGGATCATTCTTGTCGAGGTGGGTTAGCGGTGAAGCTAGGCTGTACGTTTCCGGAACTTCGGCTTGCGAACCACCCAGGAACTGTTGCCAGATATCTGCGCTGGCGGATACCTCTCGGTTTCGCTCGGACATGAAATCGGTTTGACCACCCATAGGAACCACGGCCTGAATCGTGCTGCTCACACCTGTATTACCGCCATCGCCTTCCAATTCCGCAACGTCATTCGAAGTGGCCAGCAATGCCGCCAAGTGGCCGCCGGCCGAATGGCCAATCGCTCCAATGTGGTCGGCGTCGATACCGTATTGATCTGCGTTTGCTCGCAGGAAGCGAACGGCCGCTTTGCAGTCGTGGATATGAGCCGGAAAAGTTGCTTCACCGCTCAAACGATAATCGATCGATGCCGTCACATATCCCTTTGCAGCGAGAACCTGAGCGACTTTGCGATGATTGATCTTGGACCCCTTTCTCCATCCCCCTCCGTGAATGCAGACGATGGCCGGCAATTTTTCCGTTGCGTTCTTTGGACGAAAGATGTCCAATTGCAGTGTTCGATCTCCGTACTTGGCGAAGGTCACGTCGAGGTGTTCCTCCAACTGCTTTAGCACGGCCTTCGGAATCGTTGTCTTCCCGTCTTCTTTGGGTTGCTGGCCATCAGCGGTTGCCGAAATCCCGAGGGTGAAGATTAGAGCCAGCAGCGACGAAGCCTTCGCGGCCGATGCCGCGAAGGCGGAGATTAAAGCAAAAAACTGACGACGTTGCATAAATGGGTCCCGCTGGGCTAAAGGTGATGTTTCTCTTGCTGGACCCTCCCGATGGTCTGGGAATTGGACGTTGTGTTCACCACAATTTCCCGTTTTCTCACGAAAATCGCAGTTTCACTTGTCCAACAAAGCGAACCCCAGGAGAGAACTGGCGGTTTGGCTACTAACGGATTCGTCGATACATCCGTCTGGCGTACATTTCCAGGTTCTTCGATGAGCGGGTCGTGACAGATCAAAAAGCAAGCTACGAGACTTTTATGCGTCTGCTGATCGAAGAAGAATCGGCAGTCAGAGCTTACGTGCGCAGGCTCGTTCCGACTTGGCACGATGTTGAAGAAATCGTTCAGCAGACAAGCCTCATCGCGTGGAAGAAGTTCAATGAGTTGGACAATCACGAGAGATTTGGCGGATGGCTAATGACAATCGCCCGATTCGAAGCGCTCAAGTTCCGGCGTTCGTTGGCCCGCAGCCCGCTAGTCTTTTCCGATAAGCTTGCAGAGCAATTGGCGGACGCTCAGGGAACCATCAATGCCAGCGACGCTGACCGCAAGCATGCCTTGGAGAGCTGTTTGCAGAAGCTTGATGAGAAACCACGCAAAATGATATTAGCGGTGTATCAGCCTGGTGCCACCATCCGAGAGTACGCGCACCAGCAATCGCGTCCTGAACAGGCCGTTTACAAGTCGATCCAACGACTTCGCCACAAGCTCCTCGATTGTGTGAAAGACACACTTGCAATGGGGGAAGGATCATGAAGAACGGAACATTCCGACAATATGTTTCCAGTTGGTTGGATGGTTCGCTCACGGAAGCGGATTCGGCGGCATTGCAATCAGAGCTCGAAAAATCCAGGGAGCGAAGAGACGAGTTTGTTGACCTGTGTGGTTTAGATGCCGATCTGAGGTTAATCAGCGAAAGCGCAATCGACTCGATCGTGGGCGAATCTCCGGCACCAAACTCAAGGAGTTTTGGAGGTGTTTCCTACGGCTGGATGGGATTTGCCGCTGCTATCGCTGCGGCTCTGTTGCTCGTTGTCGGTTATGGAATCGGACGCGATCACCGCGGACGAGTTGGGGAAGAATTCTCCGTTGCGTCCAACCCCGAGGTCGATTCGAAGGAGGCTGTCGAAACGGGATGTGCCGTAGTGTCGAGGTTGGTGAATGCGAAGTTTCCTGATGGCACGAGCTTTCGGGAAGGAGACTCGTTACAACCGGGACGGCTGAAGCTTGTCTCTGGTGGGCTGCAACTCGATTTCTTTAGTGGTGCGACCATTTTGATTGAGGACGCCGCTGAACTTGATCTCGTAAGTGCATGGGAGGCTCGCTGTTTGGATGGAAAAGTAACCGTCCACGTCCCTCCACCCGCAATTGGGTTCCGATTGATGGCACCGGGAATGAAAGTCATCGACCTCGGCACAGAGTTTGGCGTGAAGGTCGAAAGAGGTGAATCGTCGGTGCACGTGTTTGATGGAGAGGTGGAAGCGTACCTGTCGGGAACCCCAATGCAAATCATCCGCGACGGTGAAAGCCTCGACGCCGTCACTAATAAGGCCCACGTTGCCGGGCGAGCCAGCCCGCGCGACTTCCCGAGTGTGGAGCGCTTCGAGCAACGTCGTGAGGAGTTCTACAAGCAGAAGACCAAGCAATGGTGGACCTCTATGAAGTCAGTTCGAGCGGATGAACGGCTCGTTGGCTGTTATCTTTTCTGGCAATGGGAAGACGAGAAATGGGACCGACTTGTCAACAACTTTGCCGTCCCAAAGCAGTCATCACGTGCGGGATCCGCAGTCGGGGCACGTTGGGTCGAAGGACGTTGGCCGACGAAATCAGCCTTGGACTTCAAAAGTGCCGGCGATCGGCTTCGAATCAATCTCGGCGACGAAAAACACGACGGTTTGTCGTTGGCCGCTTGGATTCGGGTTGATGGATTGGACCGAAATTACAACGCGTTGCTATTGTCGGATGGTGACGAAGAAGGTGCACCCCATTGGCAGATCGATCGGAATGGGCGGTTGATGTTTTCGGTTAGTTACTTACGCTCGTCGACGCGCGATGGCCAGCAATCGAAGCAGGATCGTCGGGAACAGATTTACTATTCGCCACCGGTCATTGGCGCAGCGACCAGGCGTTGGCACCACGTTGCCGTCACCTTCGACGCGCTCACCGGCGAAGCAATCCACTACTTGGATGGCGAAGAGGTTAGCAGAGAGGTAAGCGAGAATCATCGCGGTGGACGCAAGGTAACATTCGGACGATGCGAGATCGGAAACTGGGGCTTGCCGCCTGAAGGTGTGCCCTACCCGATCAGAAATTTCAATGGCCGCATCGATGAGTTCGTGATCTATAGCGAACCATTGGCTGCAAAAGAGGTTGCGAGTCTCTATCAGCTGGGTGTCCCCGATTGATCAGGTTGGACGCGTTAGGAAATCTCGATTCTTGATGTGATCAGCTGGATTTTTGCACGATTAAGAAGCTGAAATTATCAGGTTGGCGGTGCGCGCCTCCGAATCAGCAGCGAATGCAACTGCCATTAATCTTCAGCAACCGTGTTGGTCACGCAGCGGCGTAGTACGACTTCAAATGTCCGCCAAGTTCAGTGTGACAGACAACCTTGTGCTCAGTCAGATCGATTGGTGTGATTGCCTCGTCGCGCACTGGAGGTCGATGATCCCGACCGGAGTGCCCTCGGCGTTGGTTGTACCATTCCTGGGACACGCTCAGGATGTGGTCTAGGTGCTTCTCGCTGACCACGCAAAAGGCATTGAGCACCTCATGTTTGAGCGTCTGAATCACCCGCTCTACAAACGCTTGAAGGTTGGGTGATCGGGCTGGCGTCTTTTTGATGTTGCAGCCGGTCGACCGGAAGACTTCGTCAAAGGAATCGATGTATTTCGAGTCTTGGTCTCGCTGGAGAAGCTCACACGGCAGTCCCTCGTCTTGAAGGAACATGTCGAAGTTGCGAGCTTGTTGCGTAGTCCACTCCCCCGTTGGATTCGCCGTGCAAGGCGAGACCCAGATGCGACTACGTGGTTTCAGCTTCATGGAGACTCAGGTTACTGACAAGAGCATTCCAACAATCTTAGGATTCACCGAAATTCGACGAATGTACACATCTGACCAGATTTCGTCACAGGGCGAGGAAATGCTGAAACGCGAGTTGAGACATTGGAATTAGGCTTGTGGCGCCCGCTTCTGTTAGCATCACTCGCCCTAGCATCTTTGATGCTCCAATGCTTCGCAGATACTGACCTCGCTCAAGGTGTTCTGGTCTTTTTCATCCGTGTCAAACACTCGAGTTGGAACTATCGCGGTTCGCGAACGGTCTAACAAAGGCGACGCGATGCTTCCCTCGACGTATGCTGGGAGGTCACCGGCGAATACCAATCACGTCGCATAGGAATGCTATCTGGACAGCGCCACTTTGGCGTAGCGACGCTCGCCAGAGCGTGGAAAACCCCGGGGACCCACTTTCCGGCGAAGGTAGCTACGTTCGACCGGCGATTCACGGTGTTTTTTTGAGCAAAGTGGCGCTGCCCAGCTAGAGTGGGCTTCGAAAGAATCAGATTTTACCGAGATGCCAAAGCCATATGAGTGACCTCCGTCAATTGCAATTCAACAATCTCGAAGCGGCCGTCGATGACGCCCGCATGCTGTTGGCTTCTGGCTACGTCCGCCATGGAAACTGGTCGCTTGGGCAAATCTGTCGGCACTTGGTTTTGGTTCAAGACTTCGCGATCGGTGGCTATCCAGCTTGGATGTCGATCTTTGCTCCACTGCGGCCGCTGATGCGTTGGCTGTTGTTGCCCAAGTTGCTGAGCGGAAATTCACCTCGTGGAATCCGAGCCTCTTCAATATTTCAGCCACCGGACGGCTTAGATGATGCAAGCGAAGTGGATGCATATGCCGCCAGCGTTGGGCGGCTTCTTGGTCACTCTGGCGACTTTGCTGCTCATCCTGGATTCGGCAGCTTGCCCCGCGAGAAGATTCTGGAGATTTACGCTGCCCATGCCGCTCACCATCTCCGGCATCTCCGCCCCCCGAAGTGAAACTGCTTTATTGGCCGTCAAAGAAAATATTGCAAGCTGCGAGTACAAAAGGTTGGGGCCGACGTGACCATCGACACGGCGACCTCGGAGCACTTCACCGGCCCAGTGATCCGCGACGGAGACACGATCGTCTACGCATCACTCCCGGCAACCAGTGCCTTCGTCAAGAGCCAAGAATGGACTCGAGCGGAACCGTTCGCGATTTTACGCCAGGACACTCAGCTAAACCGAAAAGCGCTCGCGGAGGAAAAATCCTTCGCGGGCGTTTCTTCAGATAGGCCTCGACCTGCTAGCGTTCCTTGGTGGTACCAACTTCGGCGATTGCTTGCGAAACGTGGTATAATTGAGCTCCGCCAGTGGCGCGGTGCGAACGCCGGCGACAGAAATCAGCAAACCACATACTTGGAAACCTTGCCCAATCGGACCGTTTTGCTGCCCTCATGCACCCTCGACTAATCGTTTCTGGCTATTTTGCGTTGCAAGCGATTGGAGTCGTGGCTTGGTGGGCGATGTTGACGCTTTATCCAGAAAACATCGGATGGTTTCGCCCAAAGGATTGGCCAGACGAGGTGTTGCTCTCCTTTTGGCTCGCAGACATTTCTTTGATCGTGGGTGGTTCGTGGATCGCCGCAGTCAGCGTCTGGCAGCAACGCGAATGGGCCTCGACCGCGGTTTGGAGTGTGACCGCGATCTGTTGGTATCCGACGTTGTTTTGCATCGCCACGAGCGTACGAACGGGTGAAGCGTGGATCGCGTCGGCGATGATGGTCAGCATGGCGGGCCTCTCGCTTGCGATGGCCACCATTCAAGGCAAGCAAGGCGACGTTCCCGCAGCCTTTCGAGTGACGTCGATGAATCGGCTGAATTCACTGTTGTCGACCCTCGGTCAGATTGTGGTTTTCTGGGGCGTGTTCCTCTGGATTCTGCCGAAGGGAATCGTTGAGCTTCAGGAGGCTCTGAATTGGAGCCGGTTTGAACATCCGTTCCAGGCCCAGGCATCGGCAGGTCTGTTCCTGCTGGCGTCTTGTCTCGGCCTATGGAGTGGGCTGTCGATGGTAACGCTGGGCGGCGGAACACCACTGCCGACAGCGACCGCACCGCAGTTGGTGGTCGCCGGCCCTTACCGCTTCGTCCGGAATCCGATGGCCCTTGCGGGCATCCTCCAGGGGATTGCGGTGGGTTGGCTGCTCGGCAGTGTGCCGGTCATTGTCTATTCCCTCGCAGGAATCTTTGCGTGGCATGCATTCGTTCGCCCCGCAGAAGAGCGGGACTTGCTGGATCGATTCGGAACACGGTACGAGCATTACCGGAGTCACGTGCGAGTTTGGGTTCCATCAATCAGGTGGAGAGGGTTTCAAGAACTCGAAGTTCCAGAATCGGCTGTTGCTAGGACCAACGAGAAACAGTCGGAGAGAGCCTGATGCAGTGGACGAGGCGAGGAATCCTGCGCTGAGGGACTCGTCGCCTCGTCCACTACCTAAACTTGTTCGAAAAGTTACGCTCCGTCACGATACACAAGCCGGGAATCTCAAAAATGTTTCGAATCACTCATCTCGGTGCCTTATGTACTTTCGTGCTTGGTCTACCTGCGGCGACCCTGGGTCAAGCGACGGATGAATCGATCAACGGTTGGAATCGCACGTCAGTCAGGCCTGAGATCGCACCTGAATTCTCGCACTTCGAATCCGATACGGGCGAACTGATCCTTGGACTCTCCGGACAAAAACGCGACACCGTGGACGGAGCATGGATGAAGGTGTTCGATGTACTGGGTGGCCGTGCCGTTCGATTCAGAGCACTAAAACGAACGCAGCATGTCAATTCCCCCGCGCGCTGTGCTCTCGTGAAAATCACCTGGCTGAATGCCAACGGCAAAATGGTGAAAGCCGCCGAGGTGCATGGAAACATGGTGCTGGGAAAAAATGAAATCGCAAGGCCAGAGTATCCGTCTGACCATGTGTTAAATGGCGCGAGTGAGTGGATACAGGTCGCTGATTCCTACCATGTCCCCAACGGAGCGTCTCAGGCGCGAGTTGAACTGCGTTTGCGTTGGACAAAAGGTTCAGTGCAATGGAAAAACGTTGGATTCGAGAATGTCGAACCGATATCTCGCAAAGCCCGACTGGCGACAGTGCATCTTCGACCGAAGGCTGGACAAACGGCGATCGAAAAGTGCGAGCAATTCGCGCCGCTGATCGAAAAAGCAGCTGGCCAGAACGCGGACTTGGTTTGCCTACCCGAATCTTTGACGTGCTATCGGTCCGGTCGCAGCATGTCGCAGTGCGCTGAATCGATCCCCGGTCCTTCAACGGAGTACTTCGGCGACTTGGCGAAAAAACACGATCTATACATCGTCGCTGGTTTAACCGAGCGTGAAGGAGCGATTCTCTACAACACCTCTGTGCTTCTGGGGCCGAGCGGAAAACTGATCGGCAAATACCGGAAAGTCTGCCTACCACGTGAAGAGATCGAAGCCGGCCTGACCCCCGGTGATCGGTATCCAGTTTTCGAGACACGTTTTGGAAAGCTCGGGATGATGATTTGTTGGGACGTGCAGTTTCCAGAGGTCGCACGAAGACTCTGCGACAACGGCGCGGAGGTGATTGCCATGCCGATCGCCGGCGGAAACCCAACGCTTGCTGCGGCGCGCGCGATCGAGAATCAGGTCATACTGGTCAGCAGCACCTACACCGAAGCCGCCAAAGGAGCAATGGTTTCCGGTGTGTGGAACCAGGCCGGCAATCTGCTTGTCCAGAACGATTCAAATTGGGGCACCGTGATGGTGGCCGAAGTGGATCTCGCCCAACGGTTCTACTGGGATTGGCTCGGCGATCTTAAGTCTCGCATTCCTCGCGAACGCCCACCTCGCTGACCCATTCACCGTGATGGTACCCGTGCTCGTCTGCTGCTTGGCATGTTCGGTGCTGGTTCGATCGTCGTGTTGAGTTCCGTTCTACTTCTGGCACAGTAGACCTCCATCGCGGGCATCTTTCATTTCGTGACACGAAAAGATTCGATATTAATGACACGAGACACCGGCCCACGGAGCGATCGACCTGGACGAATCGCTGGCATGCGACGAAGCTTCGGTTTATCATTTCGGAGCAGCATTTAGGGAAAAACATGCCCCCGTCTGGTTCGTTTGTGCTGACTTCCTCTCTTCCCAAGCATGAGTACTGGTGTATCGACCAAGAAAGAAGCGGTTTCGCTTCGAACCCCTTGAACGACGTTGCTTGCTGGCAGGACACCCCATCCTTACGGAGTTTATGGCCAGCAATACGTCCGGAATCACTGATGGATTTGGTCAGAATTCTGACTGGATCGAAATCCGGAACGATGCCGATACAGCAGTGGATCTGCAGGGATATCACCTGACAGACGACGCCGCGGATCCGAACAAGTGGGAGTTCACTGCGCCGACGTTGCTCGATCCCGGTGACTACTTGATCGTCTTTGCCAGCTCACGCGATTTGGTTGACCCGACCGGGAATTGGCACACCAATTTCAGCCTCGCCAGAGGTGGTGAATACTTGGCTTTGACTGCACCGGATCAATCCGTGCTGAGCGAGTTCGGCGGCAGCGGAGTTGATTACCCACCGCAAGTTTCCAATCTCTCCTACGGTCTGGTTGATGGAGTACTTGTCAGCTCGACGAGTGTCGCACATTACCTGATCCCGGTCGACGATTCGCTGGGAGAATCTTGGACGGCGAACTCCTTTGATGCGGATCACTTTGGATTCGAACTGGGACGAGCGGCAATCGGGTACGAAAACAATCCGGGAAGCGGGACCAGTTACGCGAATTCGATTTTGACCGACGTCCCCGATGGAACGACCAATGTCTATCAGCGGATTCGATTCGAAATCGAGAACGCATCCGAAATCAACGACCTTGGTTTGACGTTGCAGTTTGACGATGGATTTGTTGCGTATTTGAATGGAACACCGGTTGCCAGTGCCAATTCTCCTGACCCGATCGGATTCAACACCCC containing:
- a CDS encoding alpha/beta hydrolase produces the protein MQRRQFFALISAFAASAAKASSLLALIFTLGISATADGQQPKEDGKTTIPKAVLKQLEEHLDVTFAKYGDRTLQLDIFRPKNATEKLPAIVCIHGGGWRKGSKINHRKVAQVLAAKGYVTASIDYRLSGEATFPAHIHDCKAAVRFLRANADQYGIDADHIGAIGHSAGGHLAALLATSNDVAELEGDGGNTGVSSTIQAVVPMGGQTDFMSERNREVSASADIWQQFLGGSQAEVPETYSLASPLTHLDKNDPPVWLITGEKDDPSTRAESLRKKMDEFGIPNGLTIIKDAPHPFTVKQVWFDQMMDAAVPFFERTLKSQQ
- a CDS encoding sigma-70 family RNA polymerase sigma factor, coding for MTDQKASYETFMRLLIEEESAVRAYVRRLVPTWHDVEEIVQQTSLIAWKKFNELDNHERFGGWLMTIARFEALKFRRSLARSPLVFSDKLAEQLADAQGTINASDADRKHALESCLQKLDEKPRKMILAVYQPGATIREYAHQQSRPEQAVYKSIQRLRHKLLDCVKDTLAMGEGS
- a CDS encoding LamG-like jellyroll fold domain-containing protein, producing the protein MKNGTFRQYVSSWLDGSLTEADSAALQSELEKSRERRDEFVDLCGLDADLRLISESAIDSIVGESPAPNSRSFGGVSYGWMGFAAAIAAALLLVVGYGIGRDHRGRVGEEFSVASNPEVDSKEAVETGCAVVSRLVNAKFPDGTSFREGDSLQPGRLKLVSGGLQLDFFSGATILIEDAAELDLVSAWEARCLDGKVTVHVPPPAIGFRLMAPGMKVIDLGTEFGVKVERGESSVHVFDGEVEAYLSGTPMQIIRDGESLDAVTNKAHVAGRASPRDFPSVERFEQRREEFYKQKTKQWWTSMKSVRADERLVGCYLFWQWEDEKWDRLVNNFAVPKQSSRAGSAVGARWVEGRWPTKSALDFKSAGDRLRINLGDEKHDGLSLAAWIRVDGLDRNYNALLLSDGDEEGAPHWQIDRNGRLMFSVSYLRSSTRDGQQSKQDRREQIYYSPPVIGAATRRWHHVAVTFDALTGEAIHYLDGEEVSREVSENHRGGRKVTFGRCEIGNWGLPPEGVPYPIRNFNGRIDEFVIYSEPLAAKEVASLYQLGVPD
- a CDS encoding integrase core domain-containing protein, with product MKLKPRSRIWVSPCTANPTGEWTTQQARNFDMFLQDEGLPCELLQRDQDSKYIDSFDEVFRSTGCNIKKTPARSPNLQAFVERVIQTLKHEVLNAFCVVSEKHLDHILSVSQEWYNQRRGHSGRDHRPPVRDEAITPIDLTEHKVVCHTELGGHLKSYYAAA
- a CDS encoding DUF1569 domain-containing protein; the encoded protein is MSDLRQLQFNNLEAAVDDARMLLASGYVRHGNWSLGQICRHLVLVQDFAIGGYPAWMSIFAPLRPLMRWLLLPKLLSGNSPRGIRASSIFQPPDGLDDASEVDAYAASVGRLLGHSGDFAAHPGFGSLPREKILEIYAAHAAHHLRHLRPPK
- a CDS encoding methyltransferase family protein — translated: MHPRLIVSGYFALQAIGVVAWWAMLTLYPENIGWFRPKDWPDEVLLSFWLADISLIVGGSWIAAVSVWQQREWASTAVWSVTAICWYPTLFCIATSVRTGEAWIASAMMVSMAGLSLAMATIQGKQGDVPAAFRVTSMNRLNSLLSTLGQIVVFWGVFLWILPKGIVELQEALNWSRFEHPFQAQASAGLFLLASCLGLWSGLSMVTLGGGTPLPTATAPQLVVAGPYRFVRNPMALAGILQGIAVGWLLGSVPVIVYSLAGIFAWHAFVRPAEERDLLDRFGTRYEHYRSHVRVWVPSIRWRGFQELEVPESAVARTNEKQSERA
- a CDS encoding carbon-nitrogen hydrolase family protein yields the protein MFRITHLGALCTFVLGLPAATLGQATDESINGWNRTSVRPEIAPEFSHFESDTGELILGLSGQKRDTVDGAWMKVFDVLGGRAVRFRALKRTQHVNSPARCALVKITWLNANGKMVKAAEVHGNMVLGKNEIARPEYPSDHVLNGASEWIQVADSYHVPNGASQARVELRLRWTKGSVQWKNVGFENVEPISRKARLATVHLRPKAGQTAIEKCEQFAPLIEKAAGQNADLVCLPESLTCYRSGRSMSQCAESIPGPSTEYFGDLAKKHDLYIVAGLTEREGAILYNTSVLLGPSGKLIGKYRKVCLPREEIEAGLTPGDRYPVFETRFGKLGMMICWDVQFPEVARRLCDNGAEVIAMPIAGGNPTLAAARAIENQVILVSSTYTEAAKGAMVSGVWNQAGNLLVQNDSNWGTVMVAEVDLAQRFYWDWLGDLKSRIPRERPPR